The following proteins are encoded in a genomic region of Oncorhynchus kisutch isolate 150728-3 linkage group LG18, Okis_V2, whole genome shotgun sequence:
- the zgc:113279 gene encoding NF-kappa-B inhibitor zeta has product MRGRYKSKENAGSECIHEAKRDIGNGLFRSYDSPMPGEPASYSEGPNSPHGGILTSLDDGNGPSTMNSSLTGPKRSNYDGEKRYLGVRVKMPVRDMLNKIRIAKGMDPKHIQGNCGKALKGEKKRVNTNRDRRSSKRKQPTKSLEELAIIVEVLEEDLKASKPYSQSNTSESPDYSPEPNVQPWNSPEQLQHSHSIKFSQENKMPQQATNYCMSELKLSRSAHNHNTSVPPLNSQGRCINDESDNMMPSPDSYMTYSPSSTSECQVPSPQYSGFASPLSSSYELGQDGGSDYQDSFSPQCQDSFSPQCQDSFSPQCQDSFSPQCQDSFSSHWLSYMGQNWNSTAYFWNQLQREESLLAVVSDTEVLATDKNGRTALHRVVGQGKRALGYVIAKRMAALNRLDVKDSEGKTALHLAAQKNQHLMVADLIHLGACVNEKDRSGKTCLHLSVENGYIRVLEVLKNMMKEGIYVDVEATDNYGLSVFQCAAVALNVTVRELERSVAPSQMRLHTLRKEQMMETLGCLLQMGSYHHTLGKYVT; this is encoded by the exons ATGCGTGGGCGATATAAAAGTAAGGAGAACGCGGGCAGTGAATGCATCCATGAGGCGAAACGGGACATTGGAAACGGGCTGTTTAGGAGTTACGACTCACCTATGCCAGGAGAACCTGCCAGCTACTCGGAGGGGCCAAATTCCCCACATGGAGGTATCCTGACAAGTTTGGACGACGGGAATGGGCCTTCGACAATGAACTCTTCTTTGACAG GTCCAAAACGCTCCAACTATGACGGTGAGAAAAGGTACCTGGGAGTCAGGGTCAAAATGCCTGTGAGAGACATGCTTAATAAGATTCGCATAGCGAAGGGAATGGATCCAAAACATATCCAG GGTAACTGCGGCAAGGCATTGAAAG GAGAGAAGAAACGGGTAAATACCAATAGAGATCGCAGAAGTAGCAAG AGAAAACAACCTACAAAGAGCCTGGAGGAACTCGCCATAATAGTGGAGGTGTTGGAGGAGGATCTCAAAGCCAGCAAACCATACAGCCAGTCTAACACGTCTGAGTCACCTGATTACAGCCCAGAGCCCAATGTGCAACCATGGAATAGTCCAGAGCAACTCCAGCATAGTCACTCAATTAAGTTCAGTCAGGAAAACAAGATGCCACAACAAGCTACAAACTACTGTATGTCAGAGCTAAAGCTATCCCGCTCTGCACACAATCACAACACTAGTGTTCCTCCGTTGAACTCCCAAGGACGGTGTATCAACGACGAATCCGACAATATGATGCCCAGTCCAGATTCATATATGACTTACTCCCCCAGCAGCACCAGTGAATGTCAAGTGCCATCTCCCCAATATTCGGGCTTTGCTAGCCCCCTGTCCTCCAGCTATGAGTTAGGTCAGGATGGAGGTAGTGACTACCAGGATAGCTTTAGCCCCCAGTGCCAGGATAGCTTTAGCCCCCAGTGCCAGGATAGCTTTAGCCCCCAGTGCCAGGATAGCTTTAGCCCCCAGTGCCAGGATAGCTTTAGCTCACATTGGCTCAGCTACATGGGCCAGAATTGGAACAGCACAGCATACTTCTGGAACCAGCTCCAGAGGGAGGAGAGCTTACTGGCGGTGGTCTCTGACACAGAGGTTCTGGCCACTGACAAGAACGGAAGGAC AGCTCTCCACAGAGTTGTGGGTCAAGGCAAGAGGGCCCTGGGATATGTGATTGCCAAAAGGATGGCAGCTCTGAATAGGCTGGATGTCAAAGACTCAGAGGGAAAG ACTGCACTTCACCTGGCTGCCCAAAAGAACCAACACCTGATGGTGGCTGATCTGATTCACCTTGGTGCCTGTGTGAACGAGAAGGACAGGAGTGGAAAGACATGCCTGCACCTCAGTGTCGAGAATGGATACATTCGAGTTCTGGAG GTTCTGAAAAATATGATGAAAGAAGGGATTTATGTAGATGTCGAAGCTACAGATAATTATG GActcagtgtgtttcagtgtgcAGCTGTGGCTCTGAACGTCACTGTGCGAGAGCTGGAGAGAAGTGTGGCACCTAGTCAGATGAGACTCCACACACTGCGCAAGGAGCAGATGATGGAGACACTGGGGTGTCTGCTGCAAATGGGAAGCTACCATCACACTCTG GGGAAGTACGTGACTTAG